The following coding sequences are from one Sporomusaceae bacterium window:
- a CDS encoding ECF transporter S component: protein MTKTFKLVASSVLVALGVLLPMAFHMVGAAGSIFLPMHIPALLAGFLLGPYCGFCVGLLSPLISGLSTGMPPIPVLPIMAVELSVYGAIGGWLYRNRQLSIWLSLITAMTAGRLAAASGAFALVELFGAKINPLVFITGAVLTGLPGITAQLMLVPLLVRRLAATFRISSMS, encoded by the coding sequence GTGACGAAGACTTTTAAATTGGTCGCTAGCTCAGTTTTGGTGGCGCTGGGGGTGCTGCTGCCGATGGCTTTTCACATGGTGGGGGCGGCAGGGTCGATCTTTTTGCCGATGCATATTCCCGCCCTGCTCGCCGGCTTTTTGCTCGGGCCATACTGCGGTTTCTGCGTCGGGCTGCTCTCGCCGCTGATCAGCGGCCTGTCGACCGGAATGCCGCCTATTCCCGTCCTGCCGATCATGGCTGTCGAGCTGTCGGTTTATGGGGCAATCGGCGGGTGGCTTTACCGCAACCGCCAACTGAGTATCTGGCTTTCGTTGATAACGGCCATGACGGCTGGCAGGCTGGCGGCCGCCAGCGGCGCCTTCGCGCTGGTTGAGCTGTTTGGCGCCAAGATTAATCCGCTCGTCTTTATTACCGGCGCGGTGCTCACCGGGTTGCCGGGCATAACCGCTCAGCTGATGCTGGTGCCGCTCTTAGTCCGAAGACTGGCAGCAACATTTCGGATCTCCTCCATGTCATAG
- a CDS encoding class I SAM-dependent methyltransferase, translating into MSERGKDFFNDLAEQWDGMRAADDQKIAGLVRLAGLEPGEAVLDIGCGTGVLLPHLLAAVGEAGSITAIDFAENMVAKARARIGRRDNIACIAGDIWSFEPGTLYDAAFCFNFFPHAGDKPRFVARMRSLLKPGGSLVIMHDMSRAAVNAIHKSSRVVTEDRLPEGAAVAAMLIAAGYEVQEVIDDEEKYFVKAVSPVERK; encoded by the coding sequence ATGAGCGAACGGGGAAAAGACTTCTTCAACGACCTGGCCGAGCAGTGGGACGGTATGCGGGCGGCCGACGACCAAAAAATCGCCGGCCTGGTTCGTCTGGCCGGTCTGGAGCCGGGGGAGGCCGTGCTCGATATCGGCTGCGGCACCGGGGTACTGCTGCCGCATTTGTTGGCCGCGGTCGGCGAGGCGGGCAGCATAACCGCAATCGACTTTGCCGAGAATATGGTGGCGAAAGCGCGGGCCAGGATCGGCCGGCGCGACAATATAGCCTGCATCGCCGGCGACATCTGGTCTTTCGAGCCGGGAACATTATACGACGCCGCTTTTTGTTTCAACTTCTTTCCCCATGCGGGCGACAAGCCGCGGTTCGTGGCGAGAATGCGCAGCCTGCTGAAACCGGGCGGGTCGCTGGTCATCATGCACGATATGTCGCGGGCCGCCGTGAACGCCATCCATAAAAGCAGCCGGGTGGTGACCGAAGACCGCCTGCCGGAAGGGGCGGCGGTGGCCGCTATGCTTATTGCCGCCGGCTATGAGGTGCAAGAAGTAATAGATGACGAGGAAAAGTATTTTGTCAAAGCGGTGAGTCCGGTGGAAAGGAAATAG
- a CDS encoding ferritin family protein, protein MSQNLKDSKTAANLMTAFAGESMARNKYTYFAGVAKKEGYEAIAATFLETADNEAAHAKIWFNLLQGIGDTKANLKKAAEGEHEEWTCMYKEFAETAEAEGFTEIAALFRRVGAIEKEHEERYKTLLRNVENATVFSRESKQLWQCRVCGHRFESPNAPLACPTCKHPQAFFELARTNL, encoded by the coding sequence ATGAGTCAGAACCTTAAAGACTCCAAAACAGCGGCCAACCTCATGACAGCTTTTGCCGGCGAATCGATGGCCAGGAATAAGTATACATACTTTGCCGGCGTTGCCAAGAAAGAGGGCTACGAAGCCATCGCGGCAACTTTCCTGGAGACGGCCGACAACGAAGCCGCCCACGCCAAAATCTGGTTTAACCTCTTGCAGGGCATCGGCGACACCAAGGCCAACCTCAAAAAAGCGGCCGAGGGCGAGCACGAGGAATGGACCTGCATGTACAAAGAGTTTGCCGAAACGGCGGAAGCGGAGGGTTTTACCGAAATCGCCGCCTTGTTCAGACGGGTGGGCGCTATCGAAAAAGAGCACGAAGAACGCTACAAAACCCTGCTCAGGAATGTGGAAAACGCGACCGTTTTCAGCCGCGAAAGCAAACAACTCTGGCAATGCCGGGTATGCGGACACCGTTTCGAAAGCCCCAACGCCCCCCTGGCGTGCCCGACCTGCAAGCATCCTCAGGCTTTCTTCGAATTAGCCAGAACCAACCTCTAG
- a CDS encoding FeoA domain-containing protein — protein MKRRIVDMGLVAGTAVRVQEFAPLGDPMEVKVKNFNLSLRKTEAALIEIETS, from the coding sequence GTGAAGCGCCGGATTGTGGATATGGGGCTTGTCGCCGGCACCGCGGTGCGGGTGCAAGAGTTTGCCCCGCTGGGCGACCCGATGGAGGTCAAGGTTAAGAACTTTAATCTTTCCTTGCGCAAGACGGAGGCCGCCCTGATCGAGATTGAGACGTCCTGA
- a CDS encoding DUF2325 domain-containing protein: MSVVIVGGDYLGGIEKNLYSMGVTELVHISGRKALERNKISLPKATAFVLVLTDYVNHGTAQNVKTVAKSRSIPVVFAKRSWCAVEEKLKASKCLAN, from the coding sequence ATGTCTGTTGTGATCGTCGGCGGAGACTACCTGGGCGGAATCGAGAAGAACCTTTACTCCATGGGAGTGACGGAGCTGGTGCATATTTCCGGCCGGAAAGCGCTCGAAAGGAACAAAATCAGTTTGCCCAAGGCTACCGCTTTTGTCCTGGTGCTGACCGACTATGTCAATCACGGCACGGCCCAGAATGTGAAGACGGTGGCCAAATCGCGGTCGATACCGGTAGTGTTCGCCAAACGTTCCTGGTGCGCTGTCGAGGAAAAGCTGAAGGCGAGCAAGTGTCTTGCCAATTGA
- a CDS encoding flavin reductase, with amino-acid sequence MKKWVCNVCGYVHEGDNPPDVCPVCGVGPEEFSLQADAPEGAATARRWKCTVCDYIHAGDEPPDVCPVCNEGKDKFILLVDEVAELTAEAILATDEGTVNAALDAVSYGLYVVSSTKEGKINGQIANAVFQVTAKPPQIALCLNKLNLTTDFILASGKVAVSILAQDQRDMVRIFGYQSGRTADKFAAVKYLPGKNGCPVLKNCLGYLEAEVLPDKTTDVGTHMLFVAKVTDGKLAGTSDALTYAFYRRAK; translated from the coding sequence GTGAAAAAGTGGGTTTGCAATGTTTGCGGCTATGTACATGAAGGGGATAATCCGCCCGACGTGTGTCCGGTATGCGGTGTCGGGCCGGAGGAGTTCAGCCTGCAGGCCGACGCGCCCGAGGGGGCAGCGACGGCCAGACGCTGGAAATGCACGGTGTGCGATTATATTCATGCAGGTGATGAGCCGCCGGACGTTTGTCCTGTTTGCAACGAGGGTAAAGACAAGTTTATACTGTTGGTCGATGAAGTCGCCGAACTTACCGCGGAGGCTATCCTGGCGACCGACGAGGGAACGGTCAATGCCGCCCTGGACGCCGTGTCCTACGGTTTGTACGTCGTTTCGTCGACGAAGGAGGGGAAAATAAACGGACAGATAGCAAACGCCGTGTTTCAGGTTACCGCCAAGCCGCCGCAAATCGCCCTGTGTCTGAATAAGCTTAACCTGACGACCGATTTTATTTTGGCCAGCGGCAAAGTGGCGGTATCCATTCTCGCCCAGGACCAGCGCGATATGGTGAGGATATTCGGCTACCAATCCGGCCGCACCGCCGATAAGTTTGCCGCGGTTAAATACCTTCCCGGCAAGAACGGCTGCCCGGTATTGAAAAACTGCCTGGGGTATCTGGAGGCGGAGGTTCTGCCGGATAAAACTACCGATGTCGGTACCCATATGCTATTTGTCGCAAAAGTCACCGACGGGAAGCTGGCGGGCACGAGCGACGCGCTTACGTATGCTTTTTATCGCCGGGCGAAATAG
- a CDS encoding response regulator encodes MRVLVLDDSDVMRKILIKHLLSLGLQESEIVEAHNGAEALRKLNSYTFDLLILDIVMEGVDGIAVFKEARQIQPNARIVMCSSFGEANTVIDLVNMGIDDFILKPFSQERVVETLSRNIVAAGTGKKRKK; translated from the coding sequence ATGCGGGTTCTGGTGTTGGATGATTCGGATGTAATGCGGAAAATCCTTATAAAGCATTTGTTGTCACTGGGCCTCCAGGAAAGTGAAATCGTTGAAGCTCATAACGGCGCTGAAGCTTTGCGTAAACTTAACTCATATACCTTTGACCTCCTCATATTGGATATTGTTATGGAAGGGGTCGACGGCATCGCCGTTTTTAAGGAAGCCAGACAGATTCAGCCTAACGCGCGGATCGTGATGTGCAGCAGTTTCGGTGAAGCCAATACTGTTATAGATTTGGTCAACATGGGGATTGATGATTTTATCTTGAAACCGTTTTCTCAGGAAAGGGTGGTGGAAACGCTTTCCCGTAATATAGTGGCGGCTGGTACCGGAAAAAAACGCAAGAAGTAA
- a CDS encoding metal-dependent hydrolase, whose product MVFFGHVGLTAAAARLVERGTGARLDYRLVIAGSLFPDVIDKPAFMLFSGVPSGRFFTHTLLVALVLLAVGVYRRARGRGTGVLAFGGAVLVHDLLDSMWVYPRSFFWPLRGLAFEPDGSADWLAGVADNFYNDPAVFVPEAAGVCIVAYMGLRAWRRGGGDFLRTGRYG is encoded by the coding sequence ATGGTTTTTTTCGGGCATGTGGGGCTTACGGCGGCGGCTGCGAGGCTGGTCGAGAGGGGAACGGGGGCGCGGCTGGATTACCGGCTGGTGATCGCGGGGTCGCTGTTTCCTGATGTGATCGATAAGCCTGCTTTCATGTTGTTCTCCGGCGTGCCGAGCGGCCGCTTTTTCACGCATACGCTGCTGGTGGCGTTGGTGCTGCTGGCGGTGGGGGTTTACAGGCGGGCGAGGGGCAGAGGGACCGGCGTGCTGGCGTTCGGCGGGGCGGTGCTGGTTCACGATCTGCTTGATTCGATGTGGGTTTATCCGCGGTCTTTCTTCTGGCCGCTGCGGGGCTTGGCGTTCGAGCCTGACGGGTCGGCCGACTGGCTCGCGGGGGTGGCCGATAATTTCTATAACGATCCTGCCGTTTTTGTTCCCGAGGCGGCCGGCGTCTGCATCGTGGCGTATATGGGACTAAGGGCATGGCGGCGCGGGGGCGGGGATTTTTTGCGGACGGGAAGGTATGGCTAG
- a CDS encoding DNA polymerase IV yields MARTVLHVDLNNFYASVECLYRPELRGLPVAVTGDVAARHGIILAKNNLAKGCGVKTGEVIWQAKQKCPGLVCLPPDFRKYLRFSRLARAIYADYTDQIEAFGIDEAWLDVSGSVRLFGDGAAIADAIRRRLREELGVTASVGVSFNKIFAKLGSDMKKPDATTAITAGNFRELVWPLPVGELLYVGRSTKSRLANRAVYTIGDLAGREVKALRLLLGVWGETLWHFANGLDDSPVRRSGEEGFIKSVGNSTTTPRDLLSEEDVRLIVFVLAESVAARLRRHGLKCRTVAVSVRDAELFSFERQGKLTAPTCVSSEIAARAMGLFREHYGWEKPIRSIGVRGAELVTADSLTQLDLFAADAADREALERTVDGIRQRFGPYSVQRCAMLQDRALTGFNPKDDHVIHPISFFR; encoded by the coding sequence TTGGCCAGGACGGTGCTGCATGTCGATCTGAATAATTTCTACGCGTCGGTGGAGTGCCTGTACCGGCCTGAGCTGCGCGGGCTGCCGGTGGCGGTAACCGGGGATGTGGCGGCGCGGCACGGCATCATCCTGGCGAAGAATAATCTGGCCAAGGGGTGCGGGGTGAAGACGGGGGAGGTTATCTGGCAGGCGAAGCAGAAATGCCCCGGACTGGTGTGCCTGCCGCCGGATTTCCGTAAGTATCTGCGTTTTTCGCGGCTGGCGCGGGCGATTTACGCCGATTATACCGATCAGATCGAGGCTTTCGGGATCGACGAGGCGTGGCTGGATGTGAGCGGCTCGGTGCGCCTGTTCGGCGACGGGGCGGCGATCGCGGACGCCATCCGCCGCCGGCTGCGCGAGGAGCTGGGGGTGACGGCGTCGGTGGGTGTGTCGTTCAACAAGATTTTCGCCAAACTGGGCAGCGATATGAAGAAGCCGGACGCGACGACGGCGATAACGGCGGGAAATTTCCGCGAGCTGGTGTGGCCGCTGCCGGTGGGGGAGCTGCTGTATGTGGGGCGCTCTACGAAAAGCAGGCTGGCGAACAGGGCGGTTTATACGATCGGCGATTTGGCGGGACGCGAGGTGAAGGCTCTCCGCCTGCTGCTGGGGGTGTGGGGGGAGACGCTGTGGCATTTCGCCAACGGGCTGGACGATTCGCCGGTGCGCCGCAGCGGCGAGGAGGGCTTTATAAAGTCGGTGGGCAACAGCACGACGACGCCGCGCGATCTGCTTTCGGAGGAGGATGTGAGGCTGATCGTGTTCGTGCTGGCGGAGAGCGTGGCTGCGCGCCTAAGGCGGCACGGGCTGAAGTGCCGGACGGTGGCGGTGAGCGTGCGGGACGCGGAGCTGTTCTCTTTCGAGCGCCAGGGTAAGCTGACGGCGCCGACCTGTGTTTCGTCGGAGATCGCCGCGCGGGCGATGGGACTTTTCCGGGAGCACTACGGCTGGGAGAAGCCGATCCGCAGCATCGGTGTCCGCGGCGCGGAGCTGGTGACGGCGGACAGCCTGACGCAGCTCGACCTGTTCGCGGCGGACGCGGCGGACAGGGAGGCGCTGGAGAGGACGGTGGACGGCATAAGGCAGCGGTTCGGGCCTTACAGCGTGCAGCGCTGCGCGATGCTCCAGGATCGCGCTTTGACGGGGTTCAATCCCAAGGATGACCATGTGATTCATCCGATATCATTCTTCCGGTAG
- a CDS encoding uracil-DNA glycosylase: MPPAKPLCLMCRHYYVTWDRDFPYGCRAMGFKSKAAPCLVTKDASGLECLSFAAKAAKGEQDNDGAR, encoded by the coding sequence ATGCCGCCAGCGAAACCGCTGTGTCTTATGTGCCGTCATTATTACGTGACGTGGGACAGGGACTTTCCCTATGGCTGCAGGGCGATGGGGTTCAAGAGCAAGGCCGCTCCGTGCCTGGTGACGAAGGATGCTTCCGGGCTGGAGTGTTTGTCTTTCGCCGCGAAGGCGGCGAAAGGGGAGCAGGATAATGACGGAGCGAGGTAG
- a CDS encoding radical SAM protein produces the protein MRKTVALSKDLLLVKGAHKHCIYDLAGGKLYRVSEQAGEVAVKHARGLALDAEEAAVRDELAEAGILGPAGQGPVRKRTGPAVKPSFAWLVITDRCNLRCLHCYENAKAGEGRDMSFADFGRAVAEVKAAGIKKVQLIGGEPMAHPDFRRMAEYAAGQFKFFEVFTNGTLIDKAWCEFFKAHGINVAVSVYSYDAAEHDKVTKGAGSHARTAAAVALLKEHGVPCRTACIRMTGISLGEKNTDAYNLDEGSDVVRLTGRGNIGLLDAELVKRRLTTKEMFRWPLQRKTVERALARHNCFGRDVCISPALEVYPCVMERRISHGSLRDTGLKALLKRDICGMNKDKVEGCRDCEFRYACHDCRPDTLDGGLTAKPWYCTYDPYSGEWEDADAAVKRILG, from the coding sequence ATGAGGAAGACGGTAGCCCTCAGCAAGGATCTGCTGCTGGTGAAGGGCGCGCATAAGCATTGCATTTACGACTTGGCCGGCGGCAAGCTTTACCGGGTATCGGAGCAGGCCGGCGAGGTGGCCGTAAAGCACGCGCGCGGTCTGGCGCTGGACGCCGAGGAAGCGGCGGTGAGGGACGAGCTGGCGGAAGCCGGCATCCTCGGCCCGGCGGGACAGGGACCGGTGCGCAAGCGGACGGGGCCGGCGGTGAAACCGAGCTTCGCCTGGCTGGTGATAACCGACCGCTGCAACCTGCGGTGCCTGCACTGCTACGAGAACGCCAAGGCCGGCGAGGGCCGGGACATGAGCTTCGCCGACTTCGGGCGCGCGGTGGCCGAGGTGAAGGCGGCGGGGATAAAAAAGGTGCAGCTGATCGGCGGTGAGCCGATGGCGCATCCCGATTTCCGCCGGATGGCTGAGTACGCCGCCGGGCAGTTCAAGTTTTTCGAGGTGTTCACGAACGGCACGCTGATCGATAAGGCGTGGTGCGAGTTTTTCAAGGCCCACGGGATCAACGTGGCGGTGTCGGTGTATTCGTACGACGCGGCGGAGCACGATAAGGTGACGAAGGGCGCGGGCTCGCACGCGCGGACGGCGGCGGCGGTGGCGCTGCTGAAGGAGCACGGGGTGCCCTGCCGGACGGCCTGCATCCGCATGACGGGGATTTCGCTGGGCGAGAAGAACACCGATGCCTACAACCTCGACGAGGGGAGCGATGTCGTCCGCCTGACGGGGCGCGGCAATATCGGCCTGCTGGACGCGGAGCTGGTGAAGCGGCGGCTGACGACGAAGGAGATGTTCCGCTGGCCGCTCCAGAGGAAGACGGTGGAACGGGCGCTGGCCCGCCACAATTGCTTCGGCCGCGATGTGTGCATTTCGCCGGCGCTGGAGGTTTACCCGTGCGTGATGGAGCGGCGGATCAGCCACGGCAGCCTGCGGGATACGGGGCTGAAGGCGCTGCTGAAGCGGGATATCTGCGGGATGAACAAGGACAAGGTGGAGGGCTGCCGGGACTGCGAGTTCCGCTATGCCTGCCACGACTGCCGCCCGGATACGCTGGACGGCGGTTTGACCGCGAAGCCGTGGTACTGCACCTACGACCCGTACAGCGGGGAGTGGGAGGACGCGGACGCCGCGGTGAAGAGGATATTGGGGTAG
- a CDS encoding DUF1259 domain-containing protein — MPKNNAVPAYVAGEIANNASVCRQFARILGGDVLDSADDSCTVMRARPELSLTILGRPYEAMAMFEYQSPDTDGNTLNTGEVPMRQRDVNPFIDSLRADGLLVATIQTHWLFDRPRLISVHFENIGDPIGFAEAVANAFTVLAGRADEEPG, encoded by the coding sequence TTGCCCAAAAACAACGCCGTCCCCGCCTACGTCGCCGGCGAGATCGCCAACAACGCCAGCGTCTGCCGGCAGTTCGCCCGCATCCTCGGCGGCGACGTCCTTGACTCCGCCGACGACTCCTGCACCGTCATGCGCGCGCGGCCCGAGCTCTCGCTGACCATCCTCGGCCGCCCTTACGAAGCCATGGCAATGTTCGAATACCAGTCCCCCGACACCGACGGCAACACCCTCAACACCGGCGAAGTCCCGATGCGCCAGCGGGATGTAAACCCCTTCATCGACAGCCTGCGGGCCGACGGCCTCCTCGTCGCCACCATCCAGACCCACTGGCTGTTCGACCGGCCGCGTCTGATATCCGTCCACTTCGAAAACATCGGCGACCCGATCGGCTTCGCCGAAGCGGTGGCCAACGCGTTTACCGTGCTGGCCGGCCGCGCGGATGAAGAACCCGGGTAA
- a CDS encoding IclR family transcriptional regulator — MAGDNELINSIDRALDILLLLQQEGKEMGVTQIGSALGIYKSTAHRTLATLEAKGFVQQNPDNGKYWLGIRLYSLGMLIRERLPLKNIAYPFAKELSEMFDEVVHISILDKSALTYPKHIIIDKIQGRQQVLSLTPPVGSSAACHSAAVGKCLMAFSPRSYLERFVGNPLPAFTEKTICSWDKLLAELETIRRRGYAVDDEELELGLTCVAGPILDRHAGIIAALSLSGPTTRVRARFAEIAAEVMRTTGAISSSLG; from the coding sequence ATGGCCGGCGACAACGAACTTATAAATTCCATTGACCGGGCGCTCGATATCCTGCTGCTGCTTCAGCAGGAGGGCAAGGAGATGGGGGTGACGCAGATCGGCTCGGCCCTCGGCATTTACAAGAGCACCGCCCATCGCACGCTGGCGACGCTGGAGGCCAAGGGCTTTGTGCAGCAGAACCCCGACAACGGCAAGTATTGGCTGGGCATCCGCCTGTATTCGCTGGGGATGCTGATCCGCGAGCGGCTGCCGCTGAAGAATATCGCTTATCCCTTCGCCAAGGAGCTGTCGGAGATGTTCGACGAGGTTGTGCATATCTCGATCCTCGATAAGAGCGCGCTGACGTATCCCAAGCATATCATCATCGACAAGATCCAGGGCCGGCAGCAGGTGCTCAGCCTGACGCCGCCGGTGGGTTCGAGCGCCGCCTGCCACAGCGCGGCGGTGGGCAAGTGCCTGATGGCGTTCAGCCCCCGCAGTTACCTGGAGCGGTTCGTGGGCAATCCGCTGCCGGCGTTCACCGAGAAGACGATCTGTTCGTGGGATAAGCTGCTGGCGGAGTTGGAGACGATCAGGCGGCGGGGTTACGCGGTCGACGACGAGGAACTGGAGCTCGGCCTGACGTGTGTCGCCGGGCCGATCCTGGACCGCCACGCCGGCATTATCGCGGCTCTGAGCTTGTCGGGCCCGACGACGAGGGTGCGGGCGCGGTTTGCGGAGATTGCGGCCGAGGTTATGAGGACGACAGGGGCGATTTCGTCCTCCCTCGGTTAA
- a CDS encoding FAD-linked oxidase C-terminal domain-containing protein: MEQAVVAAVKGIVGAEHVLEKYEDRYCYTYDASAVTAGKEGMPALVVYPGSAAEVSALLKLANEHRFPVIPRGAGSNVSGGSIPCAGALVMVLTRLNKIVAIDRKNMVAEVEAGVITADFQTEVEKLGLFYPPDPASKAFSTMGGNVAECAGGPRGAKYGVTRDYVLGLEVVLPTGEIIKTGARTMKCVAGYDLTRLMTGSEGTLGVVTKAIVKLLPLPEAKKTMLAIFDDVEKAAETVAQVFMAGVIPTTLELLDNIYIRNIEAAVNIGLPVEAEAVLLIEVDGDAAVLDKQVGIIARICREQGATEVKVAKDAKEADELWVARRSAFAAVSRVRPTIIGEDCTVPRDKIPEMVRTIRAIADKYNIIIAVLGHAGDGNLHATILTDERDKEEMARVEKAAEEIFAATLAVDGTLTGEHGIGLVKKKYLPLELGEGGMLAMRAIKKALDPNNILNPELV, encoded by the coding sequence ATGGAGCAGGCGGTTGTCGCGGCGGTGAAGGGCATCGTCGGGGCGGAGCACGTTTTGGAGAAGTATGAGGACAGGTATTGTTACACTTACGACGCGTCGGCGGTGACAGCGGGCAAGGAGGGGATGCCGGCCCTGGTGGTTTATCCGGGCAGCGCCGCCGAGGTTTCCGCGCTGCTGAAGCTGGCGAACGAGCATAGGTTCCCCGTCATCCCGCGCGGGGCGGGGTCGAACGTGAGCGGCGGCAGCATTCCCTGCGCCGGGGCGCTGGTGATGGTGCTGACGCGGCTGAATAAGATCGTGGCCATCGACCGCAAGAATATGGTCGCCGAGGTGGAGGCGGGGGTTATAACCGCCGATTTCCAGACCGAGGTGGAGAAGCTCGGCCTTTTTTATCCGCCCGATCCGGCGAGCAAGGCGTTTTCGACGATGGGCGGCAATGTGGCGGAGTGCGCCGGCGGGCCGCGCGGCGCCAAGTACGGCGTGACGCGGGATTATGTCCTCGGCCTCGAGGTGGTGCTGCCGACAGGCGAGATCATCAAGACGGGGGCGCGGACGATGAAGTGCGTGGCCGGCTACGATCTTACCCGCCTTATGACCGGCTCCGAGGGGACGCTGGGGGTGGTGACGAAGGCGATCGTGAAGTTGCTGCCGCTGCCTGAGGCGAAGAAGACGATGCTGGCGATTTTCGACGATGTGGAAAAGGCGGCGGAGACGGTGGCCCAGGTGTTCATGGCCGGGGTGATCCCGACGACGCTGGAGCTGCTGGACAATATTTATATCCGCAATATTGAGGCGGCGGTGAATATCGGCCTGCCGGTGGAGGCGGAGGCGGTGCTGCTCATTGAGGTGGACGGCGACGCCGCGGTGCTGGACAAGCAGGTGGGGATCATCGCCCGCATCTGCCGCGAGCAGGGGGCTACCGAGGTGAAGGTGGCGAAGGACGCCAAGGAGGCCGACGAGCTGTGGGTGGCCCGCCGCTCGGCGTTCGCGGCCGTTTCCAGGGTGCGGCCGACGATTATCGGCGAGGACTGCACGGTACCCCGCGATAAGATTCCGGAGATGGTGCGGACCATCCGCGCGATCGCGGATAAGTACAATATCATCATCGCGGTGCTGGGCCACGCCGGCGACGGCAACCTGCACGCCACCATCCTGACTGACGAGCGGGATAAGGAGGAGATGGCGCGGGTGGAGAAGGCGGCGGAGGAGATTTTCGCCGCGACGCTGGCGGTGGACGGCACGCTGACCGGCGAGCACGGCATCGGCCTGGTGAAGAAGAAGTATCTGCCGCTGGAGCTGGGCGAGGGCGGCATGCTGGCGATGCGGGCCATCAAGAAGGCGCTCGACCCGAATAATATCCTCAACCCCGAGCTGGTTTAG
- a CDS encoding (Fe-S)-binding protein: MQWSELEKEVIRCIKCGACQSVCPVFRELKAESTVARGKINLIRAVIRGDVDAAGAGFEERMSWCLMCKACQESCPSGVKLDQLMLAARRKLAEDKGLPLLKRLIFRLGLKNRRLFDLGMSMGSVFQGLVLRPAPGGKGMLPRLPMGLDMRRLVSPVDARPFRSRVPAVVAVDNPRKTVAFFTGCMINYVYPQIGEAVVEVLKRNGVAVVIPADQHCCGTPVYVNGDVPTAVELARATVDTLADLEVDAVITACGSCGAALRKEYAALLADEPGYAAKVAALAAKTKDFAEFLAEVGLTAEMRGLAATATYHDSCHLARSQGVRRQPRQLIAGVPGLTFKELKAPARCCGAAGSFSLAHYDLSRSINDHKVDDIAASGADTVVTGCPMCMMHIRDGMNQRGVAGEVLHTAELLARAYKDEK, encoded by the coding sequence ATGCAGTGGAGCGAGCTGGAGAAGGAAGTAATAAGGTGCATCAAGTGCGGCGCGTGCCAGTCGGTGTGCCCGGTTTTCCGCGAGCTGAAGGCGGAGTCGACGGTGGCCCGCGGCAAGATAAATCTTATCAGGGCGGTCATCCGCGGCGATGTGGACGCGGCCGGCGCGGGCTTCGAGGAGCGGATGTCGTGGTGCCTGATGTGCAAGGCGTGCCAGGAGAGCTGCCCGAGCGGGGTGAAGCTCGACCAGCTTATGCTGGCGGCGCGCCGCAAGCTGGCCGAGGATAAGGGCCTGCCGCTTTTGAAAAGACTGATTTTCCGCCTCGGGCTGAAGAACCGCCGCCTGTTCGACCTGGGGATGAGCATGGGGTCGGTGTTCCAGGGGCTGGTGCTGCGGCCGGCGCCGGGGGGCAAGGGGATGCTGCCGAGGCTGCCGATGGGGCTGGATATGAGGCGGCTGGTGTCGCCGGTGGACGCGCGGCCCTTCCGGAGCCGCGTGCCCGCGGTGGTGGCGGTGGATAACCCGCGCAAGACGGTGGCGTTTTTCACCGGCTGTATGATCAATTACGTTTATCCCCAGATCGGCGAGGCGGTGGTCGAGGTCTTAAAACGCAACGGCGTCGCGGTGGTCATCCCCGCCGACCAGCATTGCTGCGGCACGCCGGTGTACGTGAACGGCGACGTGCCGACGGCGGTGGAGCTGGCGCGGGCGACGGTGGATACGCTGGCTGACCTTGAGGTGGATGCGGTGATAACGGCGTGCGGGTCGTGCGGGGCGGCGCTCCGTAAGGAGTACGCGGCGCTGCTGGCCGATGAGCCGGGGTATGCGGCGAAGGTCGCCGCTCTGGCGGCCAAGACGAAGGATTTCGCCGAGTTTTTGGCCGAGGTCGGCCTGACGGCGGAGATGCGGGGGCTGGCGGCGACGGCGACTTATCACGATTCGTGCCATCTGGCCCGTTCGCAGGGGGTGAGGCGGCAGCCGCGCCAGCTGATCGCCGGCGTGCCGGGGCTGACCTTCAAGGAGCTGAAGGCGCCCGCGCGCTGCTGCGGGGCGGCCGGCAGCTTCAGCCTCGCCCATTACGACCTGTCGCGCAGCATCAACGACCATAAGGTGGACGATATCGCGGCGAGCGGCGCGGACACGGTGGTGACAGGCTGCCCGATGTGCATGATGCATATCCGCGACGGCATGAATCAGCGGGGCGTGGCCGGCGAGGTGCTGCATACGGCCGAACTGCTGGCGCGGGCGTATAAGGACGAGAAATAA